The following coding sequences are from one Paenibacillus sp. FSL R5-0912 window:
- a CDS encoding Gfo/Idh/MocA family oxidoreductase, with translation MLTLGYIGNGKSTNRYHLPFSMNRDHLKVKTIYARTLTKAEWPRVPGIEYTDDLESIMNDPEIRLIVVCTNTDSHYHYARMALDHGKHVLVEKPFMLTEEEAVSIFQYAKERNLVIQCYQNRRYDSDFLTAQQVIESGKLGDLLEVEMHFDYYRPEVPASTPFSVYYSYLYGHGCHTIDQVLSYFGKPDTIHYDVRQLLGPQQMNDYFDLDFFYPSLKVSVKSSYFRLKERPSFVLYGKKGVFVKQTKDRQEEHLKLFYLPEGHSDFGIDLPEHYGILTYLDDEGKYHEEKVTSAKGDYARVYDGIYDAIVLGTDKLIKDEETIGVMQILEQGMKGCR, from the coding sequence ATGTTAACACTCGGCTATATCGGCAACGGCAAAAGCACCAACCGCTACCACCTTCCATTTTCCATGAACCGCGATCACTTAAAGGTCAAGACGATCTATGCCCGTACGCTTACGAAAGCGGAATGGCCCAGAGTGCCCGGGATTGAATACACGGACGATCTTGAATCCATAATGAACGACCCGGAGATCCGGCTGATTGTAGTGTGCACCAACACCGATTCCCACTATCATTATGCCAGAATGGCGCTGGATCATGGCAAGCATGTTCTGGTGGAGAAGCCTTTTATGCTGACGGAAGAAGAAGCAGTCTCTATCTTTCAGTATGCCAAAGAGCGGAATCTTGTCATTCAGTGCTACCAGAACAGACGTTATGACTCAGATTTCCTCACCGCACAGCAGGTTATAGAATCCGGTAAGCTTGGAGATCTGCTGGAAGTGGAAATGCACTTTGATTACTATCGTCCCGAGGTTCCGGCTTCAACTCCATTCTCTGTGTACTACAGTTACTTGTATGGACATGGATGTCATACCATTGATCAGGTGCTGTCATACTTCGGCAAACCGGATACCATTCATTACGACGTCCGCCAATTGCTGGGACCGCAGCAGATGAACGATTACTTCGATCTGGATTTCTTCTACCCTTCGCTAAAAGTATCGGTTAAATCCAGCTACTTCCGGCTCAAAGAGCGGCCAAGCTTCGTACTTTATGGTAAAAAAGGTGTGTTCGTCAAGCAGACGAAGGACCGTCAGGAGGAGCATTTGAAGTTATTTTACCTGCCTGAGGGACACAGTGACTTCGGTATTGACCTGCCGGAGCATTATGGTATTCTAACGTATCTCGATGATGAGGGCAAGTACCATGAAGAGAAGGTCACCTCAGCCAAAGGCGATTATGCCAGGGTGTATGACGGGATCTATGATGCCATCGTCCTCGGCACGGATAAATTGATTAAGGATGAAGAGACCATAGGCGTTATGCAGATTCTGGAGCAGGGAATGAAGGGGTGCCGCTAA
- a CDS encoding Gfo/Idh/MocA family protein, whose product MNLGIAGAGMIVKDLLSFIGEIPGISLTAVFARPGREGALQELQDQYGIAKLYTDYSAMLQDTDVDTIYVALPNHLHYAFTKEALLSGKHVICEKPFTSNLAEFLELKEIAEHRELILVEAISNQYLNNVTAVKEQLAGLGSIKMVTCNYSQYSSRYDAFKRGEILPAFNPEMSGGALMDINIYNIHLVVGFFGSPQYVEYRANMERGIDTSGMLLLDYGDFKCVCIGAKDSSAPGAVNIQGTEGYIQINGSANGCDSYDYVLNREKPVRVDHKDHPHRMYDEFLHFERFIREQDRKTAAEMLAHSERVMRVIEQAKASAGLVFGSDRG is encoded by the coding sequence ATGAACCTAGGAATAGCCGGAGCCGGAATGATTGTCAAGGATCTGCTCAGCTTCATCGGAGAGATTCCGGGAATATCACTGACAGCCGTGTTCGCCAGACCCGGCAGGGAAGGCGCTCTGCAGGAGCTGCAGGACCAGTACGGGATAGCCAAGCTCTATACTGATTACAGCGCTATGCTTCAGGATACAGACGTGGATACCATCTATGTAGCACTGCCGAATCATCTGCATTATGCCTTCACGAAGGAGGCGCTGCTTAGCGGCAAGCATGTCATCTGCGAGAAGCCGTTCACGTCTAATCTGGCGGAGTTTCTGGAGCTGAAAGAGATCGCTGAACACAGGGAGCTTATCCTGGTTGAAGCCATCTCGAATCAATATTTGAACAATGTTACGGCGGTGAAGGAGCAGCTGGCTGGTCTCGGTTCCATTAAAATGGTGACGTGCAATTATTCGCAGTATTCTTCCCGTTATGATGCTTTCAAACGCGGTGAGATCCTGCCTGCATTCAATCCGGAGATGTCCGGCGGCGCCTTGATGGACATTAATATCTACAATATCCATCTGGTTGTCGGCTTCTTCGGAAGTCCACAGTACGTGGAATACCGGGCGAACATGGAACGGGGAATCGATACGTCGGGGATGCTGCTGCTGGACTATGGAGATTTCAAATGCGTCTGCATTGGTGCCAAAGACAGCTCAGCTCCTGGTGCAGTGAACATTCAGGGGACGGAAGGGTACATTCAGATCAATGGTTCTGCCAATGGATGCGACTCCTACGATTATGTCCTTAACCGGGAGAAGCCCGTCCGCGTGGATCACAAGGATCACCCCCACCGGATGTATGACGAATTCCTTCACTTCGAACGATTCATCCGAGAGCAAGACAGAAAGACGGCCGCGGAAATGCTCGCACACAGTGAGCGGGTGATGCGGGTTATTGAACAGGCGAAGGCCAGCGCCGGGCTTGTATTTGGATCAGACCGCGGATAA
- a CDS encoding YojF family protein, translating to MQLIQPKDIQTQIDRFTGQDLYIHLELTTGAYASHIDSSRPPGSAFISNALIRYTHGSISGTGPYRVGLKTEQGWIYAEGLTHVDENETERLILAGHDSQGKLIVALQLSRNPF from the coding sequence ATGCAGCTAATTCAGCCTAAAGACATCCAAACTCAAATCGACCGTTTCACCGGTCAGGATCTTTATATACACCTGGAGCTCACAACAGGCGCTTACGCGAGTCACATTGACAGTTCGCGTCCGCCGGGATCGGCGTTCATCAGTAATGCACTTATCCGCTACACGCACGGTTCGATTTCGGGAACGGGTCCTTACCGGGTTGGCCTGAAGACAGAACAGGGCTGGATTTATGCGGAAGGACTTACCCATGTGGATGAGAACGAAACCGAGCGGCTGATCCTGGCCGGACATGATAGTCAAGGCAAGCTGATTGTGGCATTGCAGCTTAGCCGGAACCCTTTTTAA
- the bshB2 gene encoding bacillithiol biosynthesis deacetylase BshB2, protein MNRRPMDNKKILVVLPHPDDEAYFVSGTLARYIEEGAEVTYACLTLGEMGRNMGVPLIANRVTLPVIRKEELAASCQAIGIQDLRMLGFHDKMIEFEDPNLLDSQIMKLIQELAPSLVITFYPGYSVHPDHDATGAAVIRTIARLPLTERPVVHCSAFSNNHEKMIGKADVNIDVTSFLAVKIKSILSHSSQFQEDKLLGGREITDAVIRSKFGTERFWTYRFGDVTAAKPRGEMLCAQT, encoded by the coding sequence ATGAATAGGAGACCTATGGACAATAAGAAGATCTTAGTTGTACTTCCCCATCCCGATGATGAGGCGTACTTTGTATCCGGAACCTTGGCTAGGTACATTGAAGAAGGTGCTGAGGTTACTTATGCTTGTCTGACACTCGGCGAGATGGGCCGCAACATGGGGGTTCCGTTAATCGCGAACCGGGTTACCCTGCCTGTGATCCGTAAGGAGGAGCTCGCTGCGTCCTGTCAGGCAATAGGTATTCAAGACTTAAGAATGCTCGGCTTCCATGATAAAATGATCGAGTTCGAAGACCCGAATCTGCTGGACAGTCAGATTATGAAGCTGATTCAGGAACTGGCTCCGTCGCTCGTCATTACCTTTTATCCGGGGTACAGCGTTCATCCTGATCATGATGCCACCGGAGCTGCTGTTATTCGCACCATTGCCCGGTTACCTCTGACAGAAAGGCCAGTTGTACATTGCTCCGCTTTCTCTAACAATCATGAGAAGATGATCGGTAAGGCAGATGTAAATATAGATGTGACCTCATTCCTCGCTGTGAAGATTAAGTCTATTCTATCGCATAGCTCCCAGTTCCAGGAGGACAAGCTTCTTGGCGGCCGTGAAATAACAGATGCTGTAATCCGCAGCAAGTTCGGCACCGAACGCTTCTGGACTTACCGGTTCGGGGATGTCACTGCAGCAAAACCGAGAGGAGAAATGCTGTGTGCGCAGACATAA
- a CDS encoding GNAT family N-acetyltransferase yields the protein MTEQQVYVRFPEDTDAGELTAMYKRNREFFEKHSPEVSDEFYTEEYQRDKIAQYKEDRAEDERYDFLVCHKADDRIIGTVGLSFVVRGPLQSCMIGYSLDKDYNGKGYMTEAVKQVVHYAFEELKFHRITGEASPANPGSIRVLENAGFHKEGIAQRNVKIRGVWEDHQILAILNPSDLI from the coding sequence ATGACGGAACAACAAGTGTACGTCCGGTTCCCTGAGGATACAGATGCCGGTGAGCTTACAGCGATGTACAAGCGCAACCGGGAGTTTTTTGAGAAGCATTCGCCTGAAGTTTCTGATGAGTTCTATACAGAAGAATACCAGCGCGACAAGATTGCACAGTATAAGGAAGACAGGGCAGAGGACGAAAGATACGATTTCCTGGTATGTCATAAGGCAGATGACCGGATTATCGGCACCGTAGGGTTGTCTTTTGTTGTGCGGGGACCGCTGCAGAGCTGCATGATCGGGTACAGCCTGGATAAGGATTATAACGGAAAAGGCTACATGACGGAGGCTGTGAAGCAAGTAGTACACTATGCCTTCGAGGAGCTGAAGTTCCACCGGATCACAGGGGAAGCTTCCCCCGCAAATCCCGGATCAATCCGTGTCCTGGAGAATGCCGGGTTCCACAAGGAAGGAATTGCCCAGCGCAACGTGAAAATCAGGGGAGTATGGGAGGATCATCAGATTCTGGCGATTCTCAATCCGTCAGATCTTATCTAA
- a CDS encoding serine hydrolase domain-containing protein, with product MNNIRIRLNPLHEMLTDFVENRPFTGLAIGIVKDNEVIFTGEYGTANVATGEPVASSTLFHQASVSKTSVVTAVMQLVERGQVELDSPVTNYLPYFKMEDERYLQVTVGQLLNHTSGMPDEEDYAWDRPEYDEESLERYVKSVSRHKLLSEPGTQFAYSNIAYEILGDLIAKVSGLSFEQYMYEHILEPAGMTSSSFLKQEVEAALAAPHVLRNSTGYGPGVSEVFPYNRAHAPSSTLYTNAQDMSQYMLMQLGQGKAKDRYNALQPGSYDQMWNPTMATGWDPEHGHVGLGWFLGEYKGSRILSHSGWDTGFLSDLILFPDDHIGISIMTNCDYVWLGSVTYPILDLLLGSDISQLKQSMAHRVAKVAVTNGVDKALDEYQRINSLEQNKYYYVDFEFVRVSDTLSWRGHREEAIRVLTCAAAIFPDSESVSGRLKGLMAEA from the coding sequence ATGAATAATATTAGGATTAGATTAAATCCGCTGCACGAGATGTTAACCGATTTTGTTGAGAATAGACCGTTTACGGGATTAGCTATAGGCATTGTTAAAGATAACGAGGTTATCTTCACAGGTGAGTATGGAACAGCCAATGTGGCGACAGGTGAGCCTGTGGCTAGCAGCACTTTGTTTCATCAAGCCTCCGTCTCCAAAACATCCGTAGTTACGGCGGTTATGCAGCTGGTGGAACGCGGACAGGTAGAGCTGGATTCGCCCGTCACGAACTATCTTCCGTATTTCAAAATGGAGGATGAACGTTATCTTCAGGTTACAGTAGGACAGCTGCTCAACCATACCTCCGGCATGCCGGATGAAGAGGATTATGCCTGGGACCGGCCTGAATACGATGAAGAGAGTCTCGAACGGTACGTGAAAAGCGTCAGCCGTCACAAGCTGCTGAGCGAACCCGGCACTCAATTTGCTTATAGTAATATCGCTTATGAGATTCTGGGGGATTTGATCGCCAAGGTCAGTGGGCTGAGCTTTGAGCAGTATATGTATGAGCATATTCTTGAACCGGCGGGGATGACATCCAGTTCATTTCTGAAGCAGGAGGTGGAAGCGGCTCTAGCTGCTCCTCATGTGCTGAGGAATTCAACAGGGTACGGCCCCGGCGTAAGTGAGGTGTTTCCATACAACAGGGCGCATGCTCCCAGTTCCACGCTGTATACCAACGCCCAAGATATGAGCCAATATATGCTGATGCAGCTGGGTCAGGGGAAGGCAAAGGACCGGTATAACGCTTTACAGCCCGGCAGCTATGATCAGATGTGGAATCCTACTATGGCTACAGGCTGGGACCCTGAACATGGGCATGTCGGGCTGGGCTGGTTCCTGGGTGAGTATAAGGGCTCCCGGATTCTCTCGCATTCCGGATGGGATACCGGCTTTCTGAGTGACCTGATTCTGTTCCCGGATGATCATATCGGCATCTCTATAATGACCAACTGTGACTATGTATGGCTGGGCAGCGTAACCTACCCAATCCTTGATCTGCTGCTGGGTTCAGATATTAGTCAGCTCAAGCAGTCGATGGCACATCGCGTTGCCAAGGTTGCTGTAACCAATGGAGTCGATAAGGCACTTGATGAATACCAGCGTATCAATAGTTTGGAGCAAAATAAATATTATTATGTTGATTTTGAATTTGTGCGCGTCTCCGATACTTTAAGCTGGAGGGGCCACCGTGAAGAAGCTATCCGCGTTCTTACCTGTGCCGCCGCAATCTTCCCTGATAGTGAATCTGTTTCAGGAAGATTGAAGGGGCTTATGGCAGAAGCATAG
- a CDS encoding MFS transporter: MNTRSWWLMISVGLGILLNPLNSSMVSVAIPRLQHQFQLDYTVVSWIIFSFYIASAVAQPVMGKASDIFGRRTIFLTGLVIVFVASILAPLAPGFGWLIVFRIVQSVGTSMVVAVGMAIVRVHITEKQATALSVLSMFTSGAAAIGPFIGGVLIHLWGWSSIFFINVPFVTASFVLAWRTIPKDQPLAAAANKLSVRKWMNRMDVAGILLFSVGLVALLAQLLSAKSSGHVSLFNVIAGLAGLVLLAFFVRHELSAKSPFIPLRTFASYPALTWVNLQFMLVNLLFYSVFFGLPSYLQLVRHVSEFHTGILMLSLGLCSLVVSPLAGKWIDVSGPRPAMVVSAILMTLGSVWIVMFNPSSPLISICLALAAFGISNGLNNVAMQAALFNSSPKDIIGVSSGLFSTSRYFGTILSSLLIGIVMGNQFSFGGFRVLGIILTVVALSLVYMGWRRMDSVQQL; the protein is encoded by the coding sequence ATGAATACCCGCAGCTGGTGGTTAATGATATCCGTCGGGCTGGGAATCCTGCTAAACCCGCTCAACTCTTCGATGGTTTCTGTGGCTATACCACGATTACAGCATCAGTTTCAGCTTGATTACACCGTAGTCTCCTGGATTATCTTCTCATTCTATATTGCCAGCGCGGTTGCTCAACCTGTCATGGGCAAAGCCAGTGATATATTCGGACGCAGGACCATCTTTCTTACCGGGCTGGTTATTGTCTTCGTTGCTTCTATATTAGCTCCTTTGGCCCCGGGCTTCGGGTGGCTGATCGTATTCCGGATTGTTCAATCCGTTGGAACCAGTATGGTGGTGGCGGTAGGAATGGCTATTGTACGGGTGCATATTACGGAGAAGCAGGCTACCGCACTGTCTGTTCTGTCTATGTTCACATCGGGAGCCGCAGCCATTGGGCCTTTTATCGGAGGGGTACTGATTCACTTATGGGGCTGGTCGTCCATCTTCTTCATCAACGTTCCCTTTGTGACGGCAAGCTTTGTGTTAGCCTGGAGGACTATTCCGAAGGACCAGCCGCTGGCGGCCGCTGCCAATAAGCTGTCTGTACGCAAATGGATGAACCGTATGGATGTAGCTGGTATTCTGCTATTCTCTGTAGGTCTGGTTGCCCTGCTAGCTCAACTGCTGTCTGCCAAATCCTCCGGACATGTCTCCTTATTCAATGTTATAGCCGGACTTGCCGGACTTGTTCTACTTGCATTCTTCGTGCGGCATGAGCTCAGCGCAAAGTCACCTTTTATTCCGCTGCGGACTTTCGCGAGCTATCCGGCGCTGACCTGGGTCAATCTCCAGTTCATGCTGGTTAATCTTCTGTTTTATTCTGTCTTTTTCGGCTTGCCGTCTTACCTGCAGCTGGTTCGTCATGTCAGCGAGTTCCACACGGGAATTCTTATGTTAAGTCTGGGTTTATGCTCACTGGTTGTCTCTCCGCTGGCTGGGAAATGGATTGATGTGTCAGGTCCAAGGCCCGCCATGGTAGTATCCGCAATCCTTATGACACTCGGATCAGTATGGATCGTGATGTTTAATCCGTCATCTCCGTTGATCAGCATATGCCTCGCTCTGGCGGCCTTCGGAATCAGTAACGGATTGAACAATGTCGCGATGCAAGCCGCCTTGTTCAACAGTTCCCCCAAAGACATTATCGGCGTATCCTCCGGATTATTCAGTACGTCCAGATACTTCGGGACCATCCTCTCTTCGTTGCTGATCGGCATCGTGATGGGGAATCAGTTCAGCTTCGGTGGATTCCGGGTACTGGGGATCATCCTCACCGTTGTTGCTCTGTCTCTGGTGTACATGGGCTGGCGGCGTATGGATTCAGTGCAGCAACTATAG
- a CDS encoding LysR family transcriptional regulator encodes MELLQLQYFIAVARLEHMTEAALTLHVTQSSLSKTIQRLEEDLGVPLFDRTGRKLRLNESGSRFLPRAEKALFELEQGRQELRDLSSLEPDTLELAVTTASTLPNILREFRKKLPAVHFHVQMLSMQEMITLLRRGEVDFCLSSPPVWGEEMECQIVCTDPIYVAVPAGHRLAGRQSVSLIELKDEWFAGVTRGYGIRDLVDSVCQSAGFTPKYVYEGDEPARLVALVEAGIGLAFIPGTAKNAQDNIVLIPVEDQGLVREIALLWHKSRYISQAGRIFRDVVIEYFDGNNEE; translated from the coding sequence ATGGAACTTCTTCAATTGCAATATTTCATCGCAGTGGCCCGTTTAGAGCATATGACCGAGGCTGCGCTTACGTTGCATGTGACTCAGTCCTCACTCAGCAAGACCATCCAGCGCCTGGAAGAGGATCTTGGGGTTCCCCTGTTTGACCGGACCGGGAGGAAGCTGCGCTTAAATGAGTCCGGCAGCAGATTCCTTCCGCGTGCGGAGAAAGCCTTGTTTGAATTGGAACAGGGGAGGCAGGAGCTTAGAGATCTGTCCAGCCTGGAGCCGGATACACTTGAATTAGCCGTCACCACCGCAAGCACATTGCCTAATATCCTCCGGGAATTCCGCAAAAAGCTGCCGGCTGTCCATTTTCACGTACAAATGCTGTCCATGCAGGAGATGATTACCCTTCTTCGAAGGGGAGAGGTCGATTTCTGTTTGTCCTCACCTCCGGTATGGGGAGAAGAGATGGAGTGTCAAATCGTCTGCACCGACCCTATCTATGTTGCCGTTCCAGCGGGGCACCGTTTGGCAGGCCGCCAGAGCGTATCCCTAATAGAGCTCAAGGATGAATGGTTTGCCGGTGTCACAAGAGGCTACGGGATTCGTGATTTGGTGGACTCCGTATGCCAATCCGCAGGATTTACCCCAAAGTATGTGTATGAAGGGGATGAACCGGCAAGGCTCGTCGCCCTGGTGGAAGCCGGAATCGGCTTAGCCTTCATACCCGGCACGGCCAAGAATGCCCAGGATAATATAGTGTTGATCCCTGTTGAGGATCAGGGCCTGGTCAGGGAAATCGCCTTGTTATGGCATAAGAGCCGCTACATTTCACAGGCTGGACGGATATTCCGTGACGTCGTTATTGAATATTTTGATGGAAACAATGAAGAATGA
- the bshB2 gene encoding bacillithiol biosynthesis deacetylase BshB2 has product MDINQAEHKRVLVVFPHPDDEAFAAAGTLAKYIDSGAGVTYACLTLGEMGRNMGIPPFANRVTLPEIRKEELIASCRAIGIQDLRMLGFHDKMIEFEDPQLLDNTLLVLLEELTPSLVITFYPGYSVHPDHDATGAAVIRAVGRLPSAKRPIVHCIAFSSNHEQMIGPADVNVDVTAFLAKKMASIQAHRSQYQAAELVGSRELTAEEIQTRFGRESFWTYRME; this is encoded by the coding sequence ATGGATATTAATCAAGCTGAACATAAGCGCGTGCTAGTTGTATTTCCGCATCCCGATGATGAAGCCTTCGCTGCTGCAGGGACCCTGGCAAAGTACATAGACAGTGGTGCCGGGGTGACCTATGCCTGTCTGACCTTAGGGGAGATGGGACGGAACATGGGAATCCCGCCATTCGCGAACCGGGTTACTTTGCCGGAGATCCGCAAGGAAGAATTGATAGCCTCCTGCCGTGCGATTGGCATACAAGATTTAAGAATGCTTGGTTTCCACGATAAAATGATCGAATTCGAAGACCCGCAGCTCCTGGATAATACACTGCTGGTACTGCTCGAGGAATTGACCCCGTCACTCGTCATTACCTTTTATCCCGGCTATAGTGTCCATCCCGATCACGATGCCACCGGAGCCGCTGTCATCCGGGCGGTCGGCAGGCTCCCGTCTGCGAAGCGGCCAATAGTTCACTGCATTGCGTTCTCCAGCAACCATGAGCAGATGATCGGCCCGGCGGATGTGAACGTAGACGTGACTGCATTCCTAGCGAAGAAAATGGCCTCGATTCAGGCCCACCGTTCGCAATATCAAGCGGCGGAGCTTGTGGGAAGCCGGGAGCTGACTGCGGAGGAGATTCAAACCCGGTTCGGACGGGAATCCTTTTGGACCTACCGGATGGAATAA
- a CDS encoding MarR family transcriptional regulator, which produces MNKEEQVLMNFRDLFNKLSWLNKSKMEESLKGYKPSEVHCIEYIGQNADSNVTILAEHFYMTRSAISKITKKLMEKGYIESYQKPDNKKEIYFRLTKQGEAVSKVHEELHQEFRERDKAVFEQVTEEQYDNMLGFIEKYSRHLDAEITKLGTDLKPE; this is translated from the coding sequence ATGAACAAAGAAGAACAGGTCCTGATGAATTTCAGGGATTTATTTAACAAGCTGAGCTGGCTGAATAAATCCAAGATGGAAGAGAGTCTTAAGGGGTACAAGCCCTCTGAGGTACATTGCATCGAATATATCGGGCAAAATGCGGATTCCAACGTGACCATACTTGCGGAGCATTTTTATATGACTAGAAGTGCTATAAGCAAAATAACCAAGAAGCTCATGGAAAAGGGCTATATCGAAAGCTACCAGAAGCCGGATAATAAGAAAGAAATCTATTTCAGGCTTACGAAGCAAGGGGAAGCGGTCAGCAAAGTCCATGAGGAGCTGCACCAGGAATTCCGCGAGCGGGATAAAGCTGTATTCGAGCAGGTAACAGAGGAGCAATATGACAACATGCTTGGCTTCATTGAGAAGTATAGCAGGCATTTGGATGCAGAAATCACAAAACTCGGTACAGATTTGAAACCGGAATGA
- a CDS encoding MFS transporter has protein sequence MFKSRSHSTKNTEQTVDRHALIFGLISVFLCGIGFTIIAPVVPFLVQPYTDNPGEQAVMVTLLTSVYAFCVFFAAPVLGALSDKYGRRPLLLICLLGSAIGYFIFGIGGALWVLFAGRIIEGITGGSISTIFAYFADIIPPEQRTKYFGWVSAVVGAGTIIGPSVGGLLAKFGYAVPMYFGAAITLLNVIYGFFYMPESLSKNNRLQEITFVRLNPFSQLASLLSMKNLNRLLISAFLLWIPNGSMQAVFSQFTMDSFSWKPAIIGLMFSIMGFQDILSQGFIMPKLLKKLSDQQIAVLGMVSEIIGYGFIAVSSLLAFYPLFIVGMFIFGFGDSIFGPSFNGMLSKSVDSSEQGRIQGGSQSIQALARMIGPLIGGQIYVSLGHSAPAVMGIILIAAAIPVLYKRTHVTM, from the coding sequence ATGTTCAAATCCAGATCACACTCTACAAAGAACACAGAACAAACCGTAGACAGACACGCTTTAATCTTCGGCCTTATCTCTGTATTTCTGTGCGGAATAGGCTTCACTATCATAGCGCCTGTCGTTCCATTCTTAGTGCAGCCGTATACCGATAATCCGGGCGAACAAGCGGTAATGGTTACGCTGCTGACCTCCGTTTATGCATTTTGCGTATTTTTTGCGGCCCCGGTACTTGGAGCACTAAGCGACAAATACGGCCGCCGTCCATTGCTCTTAATATGCCTGTTAGGTTCTGCGATCGGGTACTTTATTTTTGGTATAGGAGGAGCCCTGTGGGTACTGTTCGCCGGTCGGATCATAGAAGGTATAACAGGCGGGAGCATCAGCACGATCTTTGCCTATTTTGCAGACATTATTCCACCGGAGCAAAGAACCAAATACTTTGGCTGGGTGAGTGCGGTCGTAGGTGCAGGCACCATCATTGGCCCGAGTGTAGGCGGATTACTTGCCAAGTTTGGCTATGCTGTACCGATGTATTTTGGAGCGGCCATTACTTTATTGAATGTTATCTACGGATTCTTCTACATGCCGGAGAGTCTGAGCAAGAATAATAGACTGCAAGAGATTACCTTTGTTAGACTGAATCCATTCTCACAGCTGGCCAGTCTGCTCTCCATGAAAAACTTGAACAGGCTGCTTATTTCCGCCTTCCTGCTCTGGATACCTAATGGATCTATGCAGGCTGTGTTCTCACAATTCACAATGGATTCCTTCAGCTGGAAACCGGCAATCATCGGACTAATGTTCTCCATTATGGGTTTTCAGGATATCCTGTCGCAAGGCTTCATCATGCCCAAGCTTCTGAAGAAATTAAGTGATCAGCAGATCGCCGTACTTGGAATGGTCTCGGAGATTATAGGCTATGGGTTCATTGCCGTCTCGTCACTCTTAGCGTTCTATCCGCTTTTCATCGTTGGAATGTTCATCTTCGGCTTTGGTGATTCGATCTTCGGGCCTTCGTTCAACGGGATGCTATCCAAGTCTGTCGATTCGAGTGAACAAGGGAGGATTCAAGGCGGCAGCCAATCGATTCAGGCGTTGGCCAGGATGATCGGGCCTCTCATTGGGGGGCAAATCTATGTATCGCTTGGTCATTCTGCGCCTGCTGTTATGGGGATCATCCTAATCGCAGCGGCAATACCGGTTCTATACAAGAGAACGCATGTAACAATGTAA
- a CDS encoding sugar O-acetyltransferase, with product MNQKERMLAGLPYKAWLDGLTEERTAARLMVHQFNLLRPDEEEERAALIRKIIGKTGEVIHIEAPFHCDYGTNISVGNNFYANFNCTILDVGRVVIGDNVMFAPNVSLYTAGHPVHPDSRNSGYEYGIAITIGNNVWIGGNVIVNPGVTIGNNVVIGAGSVVTKDIPDNVIAVGSPCRIIREITEEDRKFYYKDREFDVTDY from the coding sequence ATGAACCAGAAAGAAAGAATGCTTGCAGGTCTCCCTTATAAAGCTTGGCTGGATGGATTAACGGAAGAGAGAACAGCTGCCAGACTGATGGTCCATCAGTTCAATCTGCTCCGTCCTGATGAAGAAGAGGAGAGAGCAGCACTGATCCGGAAGATTATCGGCAAGACAGGAGAGGTAATTCATATCGAAGCGCCCTTCCACTGCGATTATGGAACCAACATCTCTGTGGGGAATAATTTCTATGCTAATTTCAACTGTACTATTCTTGATGTCGGCAGAGTCGTCATCGGTGATAATGTCATGTTTGCTCCGAATGTATCGCTCTATACCGCAGGACATCCCGTCCATCCCGATTCCCGGAATTCAGGCTATGAATATGGGATCGCTATAACGATCGGCAATAATGTCTGGATCGGCGGCAACGTGATCGTGAATCCGGGCGTAACCATAGGTAACAATGTAGTGATCGGGGCTGGCAGCGTGGTGACCAAGGACATTCCCGATAACGTGATAGCAGTAGGCAGCCCATGCAGAATTATCCGTGAGATCACCGAGGAAGACCGGAAATTTTATTATAAGGATAGAGAATTTGATGTTACGGATTACTAA